Proteins encoded by one window of Scatophagus argus isolate fScaArg1 chromosome 8, fScaArg1.pri, whole genome shotgun sequence:
- the smc5 gene encoding structural maintenance of chromosomes protein 5: MADPSKKRRISHINSFSKTAGTSLENILTGRQPDEARGEVRFMEGSILRITMKNFLTYDYSVVYPGPNLNMIVGANGTGKSSIVCAICLGLAGKTAILGRGDKVGLYVKRGCSKGFIEIELFRNKGNLVISREIHVENNQSLWMLNGRHCNQKTVEEEVRALHIQVSNLCQFLPQEKVGEFAKMSKIELLEATEKSVGPPEMYEYHCELKNFRNRERELENVVKEKTSFLEKAKQRNERNKHDVNRYYEKKRHLDVIELLEKKKPWVEYETTRKELEGVKKERDEAKKQLSALKQIQAPMLRKIQLIDEQLKPTETQIKAKTVAIKEASLKCKQKQDQLDRKHKEIEDIKQTLRLKQMEEEDHQKRISNTRRTIEDLKAELSKVGDQPDVTPRINAVNVELRQIQMERAKIEGEKSDLCRERENIRAESKMLEKKLKDMNNMMNAKEEKLRGRHRDTYAALQWLRQNRQHFVGNVYEPMMLVINVRDHRFAKYVETHISFHDLRAFVFQRKDDMEKFMTEVRDRMNLKVNSISAPEESCSKRAPSRNIESLRRFGFFTYLREMFDAPDEVMSYLCHQYRVHDVPVGGDQTKAMISTVIEEPYLKMLYTADERYTLKRSLYSNKISTSNSAVHPSQYLTITVDAEEKRQLEQQLKACESRLRDIDERMKALQKENIALDRRDNELLAEKKQLSELKGKKRQLEQKISTKQDSLRQMEQSVIDLQEIENETKVKIAAVNSQKVAIVAAFMTQMKLRAKLTMEKVYLALETVALTAEKTKLENDCREGASELKTTDQKLGRLEHRKVQLTEQCKGLLKRAKTICRMQPDESLPEDLRNAFSKLPDTLDEVDAMLNEERSRAECFTGLNENVVDEYNRREQEIKHLEKELEDKSNALSAYRQNISEAKERWLKPLKQLVEQINDKFSDFFRSMQCAGEVDLHSENEEEYDKYGIRIRVKFHSSTQLHELTPYHQSGGERSVSTMLYLMALQELNRCPFRVVDEINQGMDPVNERRVFDIVVRTACKETTSQYFFITPKLLQNLQYAEEMTILCVHNGAHMLSPNQWDEKAFIRRCLQRKAKA; encoded by the exons ATGGCTGATCCCAGTAAAAAACGGCGAATCAGTCACATTAACAGCTTCTCAAAAACTGCTGGTACCAGCTTAGAGAACATATTAACAGGTCGTCAGCCTGATGAAGCCAGAGGAGAGGTTCGCTTTATGGAGGGTTCCATACTTCGCATTACCATGAAAAACTTCCT GACCTATGACTACTCTGTGGTGTATCCTGGACCTAATCTCAACATGATTGTTGGAGCCAATGGCACTGGCAAGTCAAGCATTGTGTGTGCCATCTGTCTTGGTCTGGCTGGAAAGACTGCGATCTTGGGCAGAGGCGACAAG gTTGGACTCTATGTCAAACGTGGTTGTTCTAAAGGATTTATTGAGATTGAACT GTTCAGGAATAAAGGTAATTTAGTTATTAGCAGAGAGATCCACGTGGAGAACAATCAGTCGCTGTGGATGCTGAATGGAAGACACTGCAACCAGAaaacagtggaggaggaagtcAGAGCGCTTCATATCCAAGTCAGCAACCTCTGCCAGTTTCTGCCTCAG GAAAAAGTGGGAGAGTTTGCTAAGATGTCCAAAATTGAGTTGCTGGAGGCAACTGAGAAGTCAGTGGGACCACCAGAGATGTATGAGTACCATTGTGAGCTCAAAAACTTCCGCAACAGAGAACGAGAACTGGAG AATGTTGTGAAGGAGAAGACCAGCTTCCTGGAGAAGGCCAAGCAGAGGAATGAGAGGAACAAACATGATGTGAACCGTTACTATGAAAAGAAGAGGCATCTAGACGTGATTGAGTTGCTTGAGAAGAAGAAACCGTGGGTG GAGTATGAGACCACTCGTAAGGAGCTTGAGGGCGTGAAGAAGGAACGAGATGAGGCTAAAAAGCAGCTCTCCGCCCTGAAGCAAATCCAGGCGCCCATGTTGAGGAAGATCCAGCTGATTGACGAGCAACTGAAGCCCACGGAGACACAAATAAAGGCTAag ACTGTTGCCATCAAAGAAGCCTCTCTGAAGTGTAAGCAGAAACAAGACCAGCTGGATCGAAAACACAAGGAG ATTGAAGATATTAAACAAACGCTGAGACTGAAGCAGATGGAAGAGGAGGACCATCAGAAGCGAATCAGCAACACCAGGCGGACCATCGAGGACTTAAAGGCAGAGCTTTCCAAAGTTGGCGACCAGCCAGACGTGACACCGCGGATCAATGCTGTCAATGTCGAGCTGAGGCAAATCCAGATGGAGAGAGCCAAGATCGAAGGAGAGAAGTCCGATCTctgcagggagagggagaacatCCGCGCCGAGTCCAAAA TGTTGGAGAAAAAGCTCAAAGACATGAACAACATGATGAACGCCAAAGAGGAGAAGCTGCGTGGACGCCACAGGGACACGTACGCTGCTCTCCAGTGGctcagacagaacagacaacaCTTTGTCGGGAATGTCTACGAGCCCATGATGCTGGTG ATCAACGTGCGAGATCATCGCTTTGCAAAGTATGTGGAGACCCACATCTCATTCCACGACCTGCGAGCGTTTGTCTTCCAGAGGAAAGACGACATGGAAAAGTTCATGACTGAG GTCCGTGACAGGATGAATTTGAAGGTGAACTCCATTTCTGCTCCGGAGGAGTCTTGTTCTAAGCGGGCACCATCCAGAAATATAGAGTCCCTGAG GCGTTTTGGGTTCTTCACCTACCTTCGTGAGATGTTTGACGCCCCTGATGAGGTGATGAGTTACCTCTGTCACCAGTACAGGGTGCATGATGTCCCTGTGGGCGGAGACCAAACTAAAGCCATGATAAGCACG GTGATCGAGGAGCCCTACCTCAAAATGTTATACACCGCAGACGAGAGGTACACATTGAAGAGGTCCTTGTACTCCAACAAGATAAGCACCAGTAACTCCGCAGTGCACCCCTCCCAGTACCTCACCATCACTGTGGATGCTGAGGAGAAAcggcagctggagcagcagctgaag GCCTGTGAGTCAAGGTTACGAGACATTGATGAACGGATGAAGGCCCTGCAGAAGGAAAACATCGCACTGGATCGCCGTGACAATGAACTGTTGGCGGAGAAGAAGCAGCTCTCTGAACTTAAGGGGAAAAAGAGACAACTGGAACAGAAAATTAGTACTAAACAGGACAG TCTGAGGCAGATGGAGCAGAGTGTTATTGACCTGCAGGAGATTGAAAATGAGACTAAAGTGAAAATTGCGGCTGTCAATTCCCAGAAGGTGGCCATAGTTGCAGCATTCATGACCCAAATGAAG CTGAGGGCCAAGCTGACTATGGAGAAGGTGTATCTGGCTTTGGAGACGGTGGCGCTGACAGCTGAGAAGACGAAGCTGGAGAATGACTGCAGAGAAGGCGCCTCTGAACTGAAGACCACTGAT CAAAAACTTGGCCGTCTGGAGCACAGGAAGGTCCAGCTGACAGAACAATGCAAAGGCCTGCTAAAGAGAGCCAAGACGATCTGCAGGATGCAACCCGATGAGTCATTACCAGAAGACCTGCGTAAT gctTTCAGCAAGCTGCCTGACACGCTGGACGAGGTCGATGCCATGCTGAACGAGGAACGATCCAGAGCTGAGTGCTTCACTGGCCTTAATGAAAAT GTTGTTGATGAGTACAACAGGAGGGAACAGGAGATTAAACATCTGGAGAAAGAGCTGGAAGATAAGAGCAACGCCCTGAGCGCCTACCGACAGAACATATCAGAG GCTAAGGAGCGTTGGCTGAAACCGCTGAAGCAGCTGGTGGAACAGATTAATGACAAGTTCAGCGATTTCTTTCGTTCCATGCAGTGTGCAGGAGAGGTTGATCTGCACTCAGAGAATGAA GAGGAGTATGACAAGTACGGGATCCGAATTCGGGTGAAGTTtcacagcagcactcagctcCACGAGCTGACGCCCTACCATCAGAGCGGTGGAGAGCGCAGCGTCTCCACGATGCTCTACCTAATGGCTCTGCAGGAGCTCAACCGCTGCCCCTTCAGAGTGGTGGATGAGATCAACCAG GGAATGGATCCTGTAAATGAGAGGAGGGTCTTTGACATTGTGGTCCGCACGGCCTGCAAAGAGACGACTTCCCAGTACTTCTTCATAACACCCAaa ctgctgcagaatcTTCAGTACGCTGAGGAAATGACTATCCTTTGTGTCCACAACGGCGCCCACATGCTTTCCCCCAACCAGTGGGACGAGAAGGCTTTCATCAGACGGTGTCTACAAAGAAAGGCCAAGGCATGA
- the elapor1 gene encoding endosome/lysosome-associated apoptosis and autophagy regulator 1, which translates to MQRGPIHLSCLFLWLLLAQSSADLPMCKESDYHFEYTECDVLGSRWRVAVPNKADTCTGLPDPVKGTECTFSCSEGEYLNMQSQQCQKCAAGTYSLGTGVAFDEWDSLPSGFVTRGVNTNSVDAQTDCSNSTWTPKGDYVASNTDECTATLSYAVSLKKPGTVSFEYFYPDNSIYFEFYVQNDQCQSTDSASRWMKISESSWSKYRVGLNSGNNVLYWRTTTYALQGSAVKPVILRNIAISGVAYTSECFHCKPGTHSAKPGSARCTPCPADTYSNKGATVCLQCDFDKYAEAGSGSCKPRPACTNSDYFYTHTPCDSEGKTQLMYKWIEPKICSETVKGAVKLPASGEKQTCPPCNPGFFFTNSSSCEPCDKGFYSNGTACTKCPVGTEPVVSFEYKWWTTMPNNMKSSIFRREFRHSEQSTAWEVAGEYVYTTPGDQDTDYLMLTLSVPGYRLPQSMAEDSERSELSQITFVFETKCTANCKFYFLAGYNKWNNDVVEQWTGSNGKQSYSYLIQRNSTTSFTWTFQRTEEFNAERKYSSDVAKIYSIHITNVIGGVASQCRHCALTSANVGSTCVPCPTGHYMVNETGVCESCPTNTIIRADQPVGKAACVPCGPHTQRNKAYTACLSDCVLDVQTRNGGLLHYDFSPLANITSFHSSPRFTSKGLRYFHRFNLGLCGKEGRAQATCAGNITEGGREVKGYVCQSTVVPSDIRSQSVVSTQPFIIGDSLIGVTTDTTLGSISSPDWLFPSASHLPDVIFYYKSSETTQACKQGRSATIRLRCNPTMTAKDFITLPSNCSEGTCDGCTFHFLWESQHACPLCTKNHYREIVSACIQGIQRTTYVWQQPLLCYGGESLPAQKVTACVTLDFWLKFGVSTGTIAAVLLISISCYFWKKTRKLQYKYSKLIMNSGGKECELPTADSCAIMEGEDAEDDIMYLNRKSFFTKIKSFSRERTSDGFDSVPLKSSSSHQQREDEDSDDA; encoded by the exons ATGCAGCGAGGCCCGATACACCTGAGCTGTCTTTTCCTGTGGCTGCTTCTTGCGCAGTCCTCTGCGGATTTACCCATGTGCAAAGAG TCAGATTATCACTTTGAGTACACAGAGTGTGACGTACTTGGGTCAAGATGGAGGGTGGCGGTTCCCAACAAAGCCGACACATGCACGGGGCTCCCGGATCCAGTAAAAGGCACTGAGTGCA CCTTCTCCTGTAGTGAAGGGGAGTACCTCAACATGCAGTCGCAGCAGTGCCAGAAGTGTGCTGCAGGCACCTACTCTCTGGGCACGGGAGTGGCCTTCGACGAGTGGGACAGCCTGCCGTCTGGTTTTGTTACCCGCGGggtaaacacaaacagtgtggACGCTCAAACAGACTGCTCCAA CTCAACCTGGACACCAAAGGGTGATTACGTAGCCTCAAACACCGATGAGTGCACTGCAACACTGTCCTATGCTGTGAGCCTGAAGAAACCTGGAACTGTGTCCTTTGAATATTTCTACCCTGACAACAGCATTTATTTTGAGTTCTAT GTCCAGAATGACCAGTGTCAGTCGACGGACTCTGCAAGCCGGTGGATGAAGATCTCTGAGAGCAGCTGGAGCAAATACAGG GTTGGGCTGAACAGTGGCAACAATGTGCTATACTGGAGAACCACTACGTATGCTCTGCAGGGCAGCGCTGTCAAACCTGTTATATTAAGAAACATTGCCATCTCAG GGGTGGCCTACACATCAGAGTGTTTCCATTGTAAACCAGGCACCCACAGTGCAAAACCAGGATCTGCCCGCTGTACCCCCTGCCCTGCTGACACATACTCCAATAAGGGTGCCACTGTTTGCCTTCAGTGTGACTTTGACAAATATGCAG aggCGGGTTCAGGGAGCTGTAAACCAAGACCTGCATGTACTAACAGTGACTACTTCTACACCCACACTCCCTGTGACTCTGAGGGAAAG acTCAGCTTATGTACAAGTGGATCGAGCCTAAGATCTGCAGTGAGACTGTTAAGGGAGCTGTGAAGCTGCCTGCTTCAGGGGAGAAGCAAACCTGTCCTCCATGTAACCCGGGTTTCTTTTTCACAAACTCTTCCTCCTGTGAACCCTGTGATAAAGGTTTCTACTCAAATGGAACAG CCTGTACCAAGTGCCCTGTTGGCACGGAGCCAGTGGTGAGTTTCGAATACAAATGGTGGACTACAATGCCAAACAACATGAAGAGCTCCATCTTCCGTCGAGAGTTCAGACACTCCGAACAGAGCACGG CATGGGAGGTGGCTGGGGAATATGTCTACACCACCCCCGGTGATCAGGACACAGACTACCTGATGTTGACGCTCAGTGTCCCTGGATACAG GCTGCCTCAGTCAATGGCCGAAGACAGCGAAAGGAGCGAACTCTCTCAAATCACCTTCGTCTTTGAGACCAAGTGTACAGCAAACTGCAAATTTTACTTCCTGGCG GGTTATAATAAGTGGAATAATGATGTGGTGGAGCAGTGGACAGGCAGCAATGGGAAACAGTCGTATTCCTACCTGATTCAGAGGAACAGCACCACCAGCTTCACCTGGACATTTCAACGAACAGAGGAATTTAACGCg GAGAGGAAATATAGCAGCGATGTAGCAAAGATCTACTCCATCCACATCACCAATGTGATTGGGGGTGTGGCCTCGCAGTGTCGCCACTGTGCCCTGACCTCTGCTAACGTAGGCTCCACCTGTGTTCCCTGTCCAACGGGACACTACATGGTCAACGAGACAGGCGTTTGTGAGAGCTGCCCAACAAACACCATCATCAGGGCTGATCAGCCTGTTGGAAAGGCCGCTTGTGTTCCATGTGGACcacatacacagagaaacaag GCCTACACAGCTTGTCTCAGTGACTGTGTGCTGGATGTGCAGACGAGAAACGGAGGGCTGCTGCACTATGACTTCTCTCCTCTGGCCAACATCACCAGCTTCCACAGCAGCCCCCGCTTCACCAGCAAAGGCCTGAGATATTTCCATCGCTTTAATCTGGGCCTATGTGGAAAAGAG GGAAGAGCACAGGCTACCTGTGCGGGCAACATAACAGAGGGCGGGAGAGAGGTCAAAGGTTACGTTTGTCAGTCCACCGTAGTCCCCTCTGACATCAGGAGTCAGAGTGTGGTGTCCACACAGCCTTTCATTATTGGTGACTCACTCATCG GTGTGACCACTGACACTACACTGGGTAGCATCTCTTCTCCAGACTGGCTGTTTCCATCTGCATCCCACCTGCCGGATGTAATATTCTATTACAA GTCCAGTGAGACAACTCAAGCTTGTAAACAGGGCAGGTCAGCTACCATCAGACTGAGATGTAATCCCACAATGACAGCTAAAGACTTCATTACGCTGCCAAG taACTGTTCTGAGGGGACGTGTGATGGTTGTACTTTCCACTTTCTCTGGGAGAGCCAGCATGCGTGTCCACTCTGCACCAAAAACCACTACAGGGAGATTGTCAGCGCTTGCATCCAGGGAATACAG agaACCACCTATGTATGGCAGCAGCCGTTGCTGTGTTACGGAGGAGAGTCACTACCAGCACAAAAAGTCACTGCTTGTGTGACTCTGGATTTCTGGCTCAAGTTCGGCGTTTCCACGGGAACgattgctgctgtgctgctcatcAGTATCAGCTGCTATTTCTGGAAGAAGACACGCAA GCTGCAGTATAAGTACTCCAAACTGATTATGAACTCCGGGGGTAAAGAGTGTGAGTTGCCCACTGCAGACAGCTGTGCAATCATGGAGGGAGAGGACGCAGAGGATGACATCATGTACCTCAACAGGAAATCCTTCTTCACCAAAATTAAGTCATTCTCACGAGAA aggACATCAGATGGATTTGACTCTGTTCCACTGAAGTCATCATCTTCACACCAGCAAAGGGAGGATGAAGACTCTGATGATGCTTAA
- the cfap276 gene encoding protein C1orf194 homolog, with product MSRRDPLPTPRPENDFTLSGFRPQQRKTYDKPTHIAQTEEPWSHLHDTATAASSWRSVMHSKHQAPCDNLDLKLNAVYDHHKDCFRAKNQILYQKETVSEDQRKQEMQDMLENEQDIRKWVDPQRRSIHSIK from the exons ATGTCTAGAAGGGATCCTCTGCCCACACCAAGGCCTGAAAATGACTTCACTCTTAGCGGCTTCAGGCCACAGCAG AGAAAAACATATGATAAACCAACTCACATCGCCCAAACAGAGGAACCGTGGAGTCACCTCCATGACACGGCTACTGCGGCCAGCAGCTGGCGAAGTGTTATGCATTCTAAGCATCAG GCTCCATGTGACAACCTCGACTTAAAACTCAACGCTGTCTATGATCACCACAAGGACTGCTTCAGGGCAAAGAACCAGATTTTATATCAGAAGGAGACCGTCTCAGAGGACCAAAG gaaacaggaaatgcaaGACATGCTGGAAAATGAGCAAGACATCAGAAAGTGGGTCGATCCACAGAGGCGCTCCATTCACAGCATTAAGTGA